The proteins below are encoded in one region of Neoasaia chiangmaiensis:
- a CDS encoding efflux RND transporter permease subunit encodes MNAIVVTALRRPLTFVVLSILILMFGIMSIFKTPTDVFPNINVPVVAVVWTYPGLLPDQFAGRITYNFELAVTTTVQGIEHMESNSYYGRSIVNIYFQPGTNVGTAEAEVTAISQTVLLGLPPKVPAPMIMALNPSQVPVIALQVTSQKQTPSDLFKLGVIAIRPLLATVPGAVVAHPNGGMDSFVMIALNQDQLRAHHLSAADVQQAMRDQNIVLPAGDQKIDQTDWMVQTNAAPESMDDIANIPVKRVGNAVIYIRDVAEVYRGGHPQTNLVLVKGRQGVEMITQKGGTASTLDVVSATKALLPRLRAILPPDVNVSILTDASVMVKDQIKDVVQEMITAAILTGIVVLLFLGSWRSTVIIATSIPLAILCSVIGLGWAGQSINVMTLGGLALAVGILVDDATVMIENIDTHLEMGKDLELAIIDAANQIVIPTFVSTTCICIVWLPLFELSGVSGFLFMPMAEAIIFAMIASFILSRTLVPTMAKYLLAGHVHTGEHGHEHEAIHAPKRGFFGRFQQGFEIRFNNFRDGYNNVLTRCIERRGMFVGIFLLCSLASLTLYAFAGRDFFPETKSGALQMHFRAPLGTRIEVAGRIAALVDDRIRQDLPNKVDNIISNCGLPEGPHNQAFMPTPTIGTQDCDLTIALKDEQSPVWNYRALLRKDLSARFPGTVFTFQPADLTAKILNFGSPSPIDIQIAGPSASDNYGYAKHIIGQIRRVPGAADVTIQQTMETPTLMVNGNRTFSQATGITENDLATNELLTLSGSSVVDPQFWLDPEDNVTFPLNVYTSQDQLTHLNDLYTIPVDKGDGDPTDQTQLLGAIADVLATGTPGEVSHFNSMSEIDIYVSAEGTDLGSVLNGVNDVLARDHKNVPRSSDVTVHGQATTMHSAYSQLVFGLAVSVVLIYLLIVVNFQSWLDPFIIITALPGALAGIAWALFLTGTRLSVPALTGAIMCMGTATANSILVVSFARERIEIHGDALKAAVEAGFGRIRPVIMTALAMIVGMVPMATSNSTNAPLGKAVIGGLIVATISTLLFVPCVYAILHNRSSRQKEVI; translated from the coding sequence ATGAACGCCATCGTCGTTACAGCGCTCCGGCGCCCGCTGACATTCGTCGTTCTGTCGATTCTCATCCTGATGTTCGGCATCATGTCGATCTTCAAAACCCCGACGGACGTCTTCCCCAACATCAACGTGCCGGTCGTCGCCGTCGTCTGGACCTATCCGGGCCTGCTGCCGGACCAGTTCGCCGGCCGCATCACCTACAACTTCGAACTGGCCGTCACCACAACGGTCCAGGGTATCGAACATATGGAGTCGAACTCCTATTACGGGCGTTCGATCGTCAACATCTACTTCCAGCCCGGCACCAACGTCGGCACGGCGGAAGCCGAGGTCACGGCCATCTCCCAGACCGTCCTCCTCGGCCTGCCCCCCAAAGTGCCCGCACCGATGATCATGGCCCTGAACCCCTCGCAGGTTCCCGTCATCGCCCTACAGGTCACATCGCAGAAACAAACGCCGTCCGACCTGTTCAAACTCGGCGTCATCGCCATCCGCCCGCTGCTCGCCACCGTCCCCGGCGCCGTCGTCGCCCACCCGAACGGCGGCATGGACAGCTTCGTGATGATCGCGCTGAACCAGGACCAGCTCCGCGCCCACCACCTCTCGGCCGCGGACGTGCAGCAGGCCATGCGCGACCAGAACATCGTCCTCCCCGCCGGCGACCAGAAGATCGACCAGACCGACTGGATGGTGCAGACCAACGCCGCCCCCGAATCGATGGACGACATCGCCAACATCCCGGTCAAACGCGTCGGCAACGCCGTGATCTACATCCGCGACGTCGCGGAAGTGTATCGCGGCGGCCATCCACAGACCAACCTGGTCCTCGTCAAAGGCCGCCAGGGCGTCGAGATGATTACCCAGAAAGGCGGCACCGCCTCCACGCTGGACGTCGTCTCCGCCACCAAGGCCCTGCTGCCCCGCCTGCGCGCCATCCTCCCGCCGGACGTCAACGTCTCGATCCTGACGGACGCCTCCGTCATGGTGAAGGACCAGATCAAGGACGTCGTGCAGGAAATGATCACCGCCGCCATCCTGACCGGCATCGTGGTCCTGCTCTTCCTCGGCTCGTGGCGCTCGACCGTCATCATCGCCACCTCCATCCCCCTCGCCATCCTGTGCTCGGTCATCGGGCTGGGCTGGGCCGGCCAGTCGATCAACGTCATGACCCTCGGCGGCCTCGCGCTCGCCGTCGGCATCCTGGTCGATGACGCCACCGTCATGATCGAGAACATCGATACCCATCTCGAAATGGGCAAGGACCTCGAACTCGCCATCATCGATGCCGCCAACCAGATCGTCATCCCGACCTTCGTCTCCACCACCTGCATCTGCATCGTGTGGCTGCCCCTGTTCGAACTCAGCGGCGTCTCCGGCTTCCTGTTCATGCCCATGGCCGAAGCCATCATCTTCGCGATGATCGCCTCGTTCATCCTGTCGCGAACCCTCGTGCCCACCATGGCGAAATACCTGCTCGCCGGCCACGTCCATACCGGCGAACACGGCCACGAACACGAAGCCATCCACGCCCCGAAACGCGGCTTCTTCGGCCGCTTCCAGCAAGGCTTCGAAATCCGCTTCAACAACTTCCGTGACGGCTACAACAACGTCCTCACCCGCTGCATCGAACGGCGCGGCATGTTCGTCGGCATCTTCCTGCTCTGCTCGCTGGCCTCCCTGACACTCTACGCCTTCGCAGGCCGCGACTTCTTCCCGGAAACGAAATCCGGCGCCCTGCAAATGCATTTCCGCGCCCCGCTCGGCACCCGTATCGAGGTCGCAGGCCGCATCGCCGCGCTGGTGGACGACCGCATCCGTCAGGACCTCCCGAACAAGGTCGACAACATCATCTCCAACTGCGGCCTGCCCGAAGGCCCGCATAACCAGGCCTTCATGCCGACACCCACGATCGGCACGCAGGACTGCGATCTCACGATCGCCCTGAAGGATGAACAGTCACCCGTCTGGAACTACCGCGCCCTGCTGCGCAAGGATCTCTCCGCGCGCTTCCCCGGCACGGTCTTCACCTTCCAGCCCGCCGACCTGACCGCCAAGATCCTGAACTTCGGCTCGCCCTCGCCGATCGACATCCAGATCGCCGGCCCCAGCGCATCGGACAACTACGGCTACGCCAAGCACATCATCGGCCAGATCCGCCGCGTGCCCGGCGCCGCCGACGTCACCATCCAGCAGACGATGGAAACACCAACCCTCATGGTGAACGGCAACCGAACCTTCAGCCAGGCCACCGGCATCACCGAAAACGATCTCGCCACCAACGAACTGCTGACCCTCTCCGGCTCCTCCGTCGTGGACCCGCAGTTCTGGCTCGACCCGGAAGACAACGTCACCTTCCCGCTAAACGTCTATACGTCGCAGGACCAGCTCACCCACCTCAACGACCTCTACACGATCCCGGTGGACAAGGGCGACGGCGACCCGACGGACCAGACCCAGCTCCTGGGCGCCATCGCGGACGTCCTCGCCACCGGCACCCCGGGCGAGGTCTCCCACTTCAACTCCATGTCGGAGATCGACATCTACGTCTCCGCCGAAGGCACGGACCTCGGCTCCGTCCTCAACGGCGTCAACGATGTCCTCGCCCGCGACCACAAGAACGTGCCGCGCAGCTCGGACGTCACCGTGCACGGCCAGGCCACCACAATGCACAGCGCCTACAGCCAGCTCGTCTTCGGCCTCGCCGTCTCCGTCGTGCTGATCTACCTGCTCATCGTGGTGAACTTCCAGTCCTGGCTGGACCCGTTCATCATCATCACCGCCCTGCCAGGCGCTCTCGCCGGCATCGCATGGGCACTGTTCCTGACCGGTACCCGCCTGTCGGTCCCGGCCCTCACCGGCGCCATCATGTGCATGGGCACGGCAACGGCCAACTCCATCCTCGTGGTCTCCTTCGCCCGTGAACGGATCGAAATCCACGGAGACGCGCTGAAAGCCGCCGTCGAGGCCGGCTTCGGCCGCATCCGCCCCGTCATCATGACAGCACTCGCCATGATCGTCGGCATGGTGCCGATGGCCACCTCCAACTCCACGAACGCACCGCTCGGCAAGGCCGTCATCGGCGGCCTGATCGTCGCCACGATCTCCACGCTGCTGTTCGTCCCCTGTGTCTACGCTATCCTCCACAACCGCTCTTCGCGTCAGAAGGAAGTCATCTGA
- a CDS encoding efflux RND transporter periplasmic adaptor subunit translates to MATSPKLIAVAGGCILALYVGFIVVEKTHAAATLAAETDTNAVPDVSLITPRQSPSKVALNLPGTIDAWYQAPIYPQVSGYVKMWYKDYGAHVKAGDVLAEINAPALDAQYAQAKADLASVMAKYNLASVTAERWRAMGRSQSVSGQSVSVSNANEQSAKAEVDAAQRNVDHFEALEKFKTIVAPFDGIVTARGVSVGDYVSSGGGNLNATGGASELFTVADTHRLRLFVSVPEVFAYVLQPDITAEVSVPQYPDRKFTAQFLTTARGFDPNTRTAITEFTMDNANQELWPGTFASVALKANNEHSHLYELPSSALVFQEKGMQVATLTSDSHVHYKHVVVGRMADSSTEIQGGITPEDRVIDNPPADLLEGDKVNVVQPERGYNQSGFGDSK, encoded by the coding sequence ATGGCCACCTCCCCTAAACTCATCGCCGTTGCGGGAGGCTGCATCCTCGCGCTCTACGTCGGTTTCATCGTCGTGGAGAAAACCCACGCCGCCGCCACCCTCGCCGCGGAGACGGACACCAACGCCGTCCCGGACGTGTCCCTCATCACGCCCAGACAATCGCCTTCGAAAGTCGCCCTCAACCTGCCCGGCACGATCGACGCCTGGTACCAGGCCCCGATCTACCCACAGGTCTCCGGCTACGTGAAAATGTGGTACAAGGACTACGGCGCCCACGTGAAAGCCGGCGACGTGCTGGCCGAGATCAACGCCCCCGCCCTGGACGCACAATACGCCCAGGCCAAGGCCGACCTCGCCTCCGTCATGGCAAAATACAACCTCGCCTCCGTCACCGCCGAACGCTGGCGCGCCATGGGCCGCTCGCAATCCGTCTCCGGACAGTCGGTGTCGGTCTCCAATGCCAACGAACAATCCGCCAAGGCTGAAGTCGACGCCGCCCAGCGCAATGTCGACCACTTCGAAGCCCTGGAGAAGTTCAAGACCATCGTCGCCCCGTTCGATGGCATCGTCACCGCACGCGGCGTCAGCGTGGGCGACTACGTCAGCAGCGGCGGCGGCAACCTCAACGCCACCGGCGGCGCATCGGAACTCTTCACCGTGGCCGACACCCACCGCCTGCGCCTGTTCGTCTCGGTGCCGGAAGTCTTCGCCTACGTCCTGCAACCCGACATCACCGCCGAAGTCAGCGTCCCCCAATACCCGGACCGCAAATTCACGGCCCAGTTCCTGACCACCGCACGCGGCTTCGACCCCAACACCCGCACCGCCATCACCGAATTCACGATGGACAACGCCAATCAGGAACTCTGGCCCGGCACCTTCGCCTCCGTCGCGCTGAAGGCCAACAACGAACATTCGCACCTCTACGAACTGCCCTCCAGCGCCCTCGTCTTCCAGGAAAAGGGCATGCAGGTCGCAACCCTCACATCCGACAGCCACGTGCATTACAAACACGTCGTCGTCGGTCGCATGGCCGACAGCTCAACCGAAATCCAGGGCGGCATCACACCGGAAGACCGCGTCATCGACAACCCGCCCGCCGACCTGCTGGAAGGCGACAAGGTCAACGTCGTCCAGCCCGAACGCGGCTACAACCAATCCGGATTCGGTGATTCGAAATGA
- a CDS encoding efflux transporter outer membrane subunit, translating into MTLPSLRRGILACGSALSVLGLSACDLAPAYHPPTFVVPASWHGQAPFQPATPADNVLPTNWWTVLRDPLLNDMEARLTSENPDLQAAAERFIQARALVVKARSALLPHFGLGAGATDNKQSADRLFRYKGNITETDEEYHGLANWEPDFWSEIRNHVRERKQYAQQKAADFAMSRLSLQAELASDYVELRGYDAQIAIYKQSIGYYQKALQITQNQLQNQAAPRLDVARAQAQLYSTQASELDIEAAREVTEHAIAVLTNAAPSSFHIAPTQVMGFSQPHIPTGLPSELLQRRPDIASAERNMAQANREIGIARAAFYPHVSIMAGGGFAQNGFDLANLANSLWTYGASFELPIFEGGLRRAELQRSWSAYRETRDEYRGTVLAAFREVEDGLSRTDRLNKENQALEKAVDATLATQQMTMTLYQGGVGTYLEAIFAQVQTLETRIHQIEIATRLYQADVNLIRALGGGWNVKSLPTMDQTLSMDPLQYDSLHHPAPVGGVDISQHPENFENLANPAPTTPAAATGQQLRPINTNTMP; encoded by the coding sequence ATGACCCTGCCATCCCTCCGGCGCGGCATCCTGGCCTGCGGCTCGGCACTCTCCGTGCTGGGCCTCTCCGCCTGCGATCTCGCCCCCGCCTACCACCCGCCCACCTTCGTCGTCCCGGCAAGCTGGCACGGACAGGCCCCATTCCAGCCGGCAACGCCCGCCGACAACGTGCTCCCCACCAACTGGTGGACCGTCCTGCGCGACCCGCTGCTGAACGACATGGAAGCCAGACTGACATCCGAAAACCCGGACCTGCAGGCCGCCGCCGAACGCTTCATCCAGGCCCGCGCCCTCGTCGTGAAGGCACGCTCCGCCCTGCTGCCGCATTTCGGGCTGGGCGCCGGCGCAACCGATAACAAACAGTCCGCCGATCGCCTGTTCCGCTACAAGGGCAACATCACCGAGACGGACGAGGAATATCACGGCCTCGCCAACTGGGAGCCGGACTTCTGGTCGGAAATCCGCAACCACGTCCGCGAGCGCAAGCAATACGCGCAGCAGAAAGCTGCCGACTTCGCAATGTCCCGCCTCAGCCTGCAAGCCGAACTGGCCTCGGACTACGTCGAACTGCGCGGCTACGACGCCCAGATCGCCATCTACAAACAATCGATCGGCTACTACCAGAAAGCCCTGCAAATCACGCAGAACCAGCTGCAGAACCAGGCCGCGCCACGCCTCGACGTGGCCCGCGCCCAGGCGCAACTCTACAGCACGCAGGCCTCGGAACTCGATATCGAAGCCGCCCGCGAGGTCACGGAGCACGCCATCGCCGTGCTCACCAACGCCGCACCCTCCAGCTTCCATATCGCCCCGACCCAGGTCATGGGCTTCTCCCAGCCCCATATCCCCACCGGCCTGCCCTCCGAACTGCTGCAACGCCGTCCGGACATCGCCTCCGCCGAACGCAACATGGCCCAGGCCAACCGCGAAATCGGCATCGCCCGCGCCGCCTTCTACCCCCACGTCTCGATCATGGCCGGCGGCGGCTTCGCCCAGAACGGCTTCGACCTCGCCAATCTCGCCAACTCGCTATGGACCTACGGCGCGTCCTTCGAACTGCCGATCTTCGAAGGCGGCCTGCGTCGCGCCGAACTGCAACGCTCCTGGTCCGCCTATCGCGAAACGCGCGACGAATACCGCGGCACAGTCCTCGCCGCCTTCCGCGAAGTCGAAGACGGCCTGTCCCGCACCGATCGCCTGAACAAGGAAAACCAGGCGCTCGAAAAAGCCGTGGACGCCACGCTGGCCACCCAGCAAATGACCATGACCCTCTATCAGGGCGGCGTCGGCACCTATCTGGAAGCCATCTTCGCCCAGGTCCAGACGCTGGAAACCCGCATCCACCAGATCGAGATCGCAACCCGCCTCTATCAGGCCGATGTGAACCTGATCCGCGCCCTCGGCGGCGGCTGGAACGTCAAATCCCTGCCGACGATGGACCAGACCCTGTCCATGGACCCGCTGCAATACGACAGTCTCCACCACCCGGCCCCGGTCGGCGGCGTCGATATCTCCCAACACCCGGAGAATTTCGAAAACCTCGCCAACCCGGCGCCAACAACCCCGGCAGCCGCCACCGGCCAACAGTTACGCCCCATCAACACCAACACGATGCCATAA
- a CDS encoding TetR/AcrR family transcriptional regulator: MTNIKSISAHGRVATRDRILDAAEQLLRSGETADFSMRDLAGAAGVSFATPFNYFGSKAAIMQALSARRIGEMERRCAAMTMPGDAVGDAAACVLSAVGVAVAVLLEEPVVNRHVIGSLGGPQVEVGHVAERSRALWAAALGDFDGVRPALMAVARAHLPDYLALGFRGCISFWVAGEIGDADLPGRARAMAAAVLLGFVRDEGRAGLLTAIGL; encoded by the coding sequence ATGACGAATATCAAGTCAATTTCCGCGCATGGTCGTGTGGCGACGCGTGACCGGATTCTGGATGCTGCCGAGCAGTTGCTTCGTTCCGGTGAGACGGCGGATTTTTCCATGCGGGATCTGGCTGGTGCGGCGGGGGTCAGCTTTGCGACGCCGTTCAATTATTTCGGGTCCAAGGCGGCGATCATGCAGGCGTTGTCGGCGCGGCGTATCGGGGAGATGGAGCGGCGTTGCGCGGCGATGACGATGCCGGGCGATGCGGTGGGCGATGCGGCGGCGTGCGTGTTGTCGGCGGTTGGCGTGGCGGTTGCGGTTCTGCTGGAGGAGCCTGTGGTTAACCGGCATGTCATTGGGTCGTTGGGCGGACCGCAGGTGGAGGTTGGGCATGTCGCCGAGCGATCGCGGGCGTTGTGGGCGGCGGCGCTGGGGGATTTCGATGGGGTGCGGCCGGCGCTGATGGCGGTCGCGCGGGCGCATTTGCCGGATTATCTCGCGTTGGGTTTTCGTGGTTGCATCTCGTTCTGGGTGGCGGGGGAGATTGGCGATGCGGATTTGCCGGGGCGGGCGCGGGCGATGGCGGCGGCGGTGTTGCTGGGTTTTGTGCGGGATGAGGGGCGCGCAGGGCTACTGACGGCCATTGGGTTGTGA
- a CDS encoding oxidoreductase translates to MSDTSSLTILITGVSSGLGRAFATAALAAGHRVIGTVRRPQDAESFKALAPERAHAVELDVTAFDTIPRTITHLQHTLGPIDALVNNAGYGHEGALEESSLDDLRRQFDANVFGAVAMMQAVLPGMREQRRGRIINVTSMGGFITMPGLSFYCGSKFALEGISEALGKEVAPFNIHITALAPGQFRTDWAGRSMDRSPRSIPDYDTVMTPLRAARQAKSGNQPGDPARAAQALLQLLAADNPPTRLFLGEDALDLVTAKLNAMQDDITRWNDLSRSTGFPT, encoded by the coding sequence ATGTCCGATACATCCTCCCTGACCATCCTCATCACCGGCGTCAGTTCCGGCCTCGGCCGCGCCTTCGCAACCGCCGCCCTCGCCGCCGGCCACCGCGTGATCGGCACGGTCCGCCGCCCGCAGGATGCCGAAAGCTTCAAAGCCCTCGCACCCGAACGCGCCCACGCCGTCGAACTCGACGTCACCGCCTTCGACACCATCCCGCGAACAATCACCCACCTGCAACATACGCTCGGCCCCATCGACGCCCTCGTCAACAACGCCGGCTACGGCCACGAAGGCGCGCTCGAGGAATCCTCGCTCGATGACCTGCGCCGGCAATTCGACGCCAACGTCTTCGGCGCGGTGGCCATGATGCAGGCCGTCCTGCCCGGCATGCGCGAACAGCGGCGTGGCCGCATCATCAACGTCACCTCAATGGGCGGCTTCATCACCATGCCCGGCCTGAGCTTCTATTGCGGCAGTAAATTCGCCCTCGAAGGCATCTCGGAAGCCCTGGGCAAGGAAGTCGCCCCCTTCAACATCCACATCACCGCCCTCGCACCCGGACAGTTCCGCACGGACTGGGCCGGACGCTCGATGGACCGCTCACCCCGCAGCATCCCGGACTACGACACCGTCATGACCCCCCTGCGCGCCGCCCGGCAGGCCAAAAGCGGCAACCAGCCCGGCGATCCCGCACGCGCCGCACAGGCCCTGCTGCAACTCCTCGCTGCCGACAATCCACCAACGCGCCTCTTCCTCGGCGAAGACGCACTCGATCTCGTCACGGCAAAACTCAACGCCATGCAGGACGACATCACCCGCTGGAACGACCTCTCCCGCTCGACCGGCTTCCCAACCTGA
- a CDS encoding peptidylprolyl isomerase — protein sequence MSETADRLVMKLKTGDVVIKLRPDLAPLAAERLRTLSAQGFYDGVKFHRVIEGFMAQGGDPSGTGTGGSDLPDLKAEFTREAKFERGTLGMARTMNPDSANSQFFIMFEKVPSLDGQYTIAGEVVEGMEHIDQIKRGSGSSGMVKDPDVIVSMRPEA from the coding sequence ATGTCCGAGACAGCAGATCGTCTGGTGATGAAGCTCAAGACGGGTGATGTGGTAATCAAGCTGCGTCCCGATCTGGCGCCGCTGGCGGCGGAGCGTCTGCGCACGTTGTCCGCGCAGGGCTTTTATGACGGGGTGAAGTTTCATCGCGTGATCGAAGGGTTCATGGCGCAGGGTGGCGATCCGAGCGGCACCGGCACGGGTGGCAGCGACCTGCCGGACCTGAAGGCGGAGTTCACGCGTGAGGCGAAGTTCGAGCGTGGTACGCTGGGCATGGCGCGCACGATGAATCCGGATTCGGCGAACAGCCAGTTTTTCATCATGTTCGAGAAGGTGCCGTCGCTCGACGGGCAGTACACCATTGCGGGCGAGGTGGTCGAAGGCATGGAGCATATCGACCAGATCAAGCGTGGATCGGGTTCGTCGGGCATGGTGAAGGACCCGGACGTGATCGTGTCCATGCGTCCCGAGGCCTGA
- the coaD gene encoding pantetheine-phosphate adenylyltransferase, whose translation MRVGFYPGTFDPVTFGHLDIIVRASALFDRLVVGVAVNEGKRPLLTLDERIGTVRQETAGLSRGAAIEVVGFDTLLVRAVRDHGATCIVRGLRAVSDFDFEAQLSGANRRLAPEIETIFLLASEEQRTTASRIVKEIARLGGAIDKFVPRNTASLVLSKLRDGAT comes from the coding sequence TTGCGGGTCGGGTTTTATCCGGGGACGTTCGATCCGGTCACGTTCGGGCATCTGGACATCATCGTGCGGGCGTCGGCGTTGTTTGACCGTCTGGTGGTGGGGGTGGCGGTCAATGAGGGCAAGCGACCGCTGCTGACGCTTGACGAGCGGATCGGGACCGTGCGGCAGGAGACGGCCGGGTTGTCCCGTGGGGCGGCGATCGAGGTTGTGGGATTCGATACGCTGCTGGTGCGGGCGGTTCGGGACCATGGTGCGACGTGCATCGTGCGTGGTTTGCGGGCGGTGAGCGATTTCGACTTCGAGGCGCAGCTTTCGGGGGCGAACCGGCGTCTGGCACCGGAGATCGAGACGATTTTCCTGTTGGCGAGCGAGGAGCAGCGGACCACGGCGTCCCGGATCGTCAAGGAGATCGCGCGGCTGGGCGGCGCGATTGATAAGTTTGTGCCGCGGAATACTGCATCGCTTGTCTTGTCCAAGTTGCGGGATGGCGCGACATAG